A region of Haladaptatus cibarius D43 DNA encodes the following proteins:
- a CDS encoding helix-turn-helix domain-containing protein yields MSGEPNNATNQPHPGTLTAPTVGDGDDASIDRQNETIERQLYDIVAEVSLSGSDLLLSSTIKATSDVTIRTEHLTGTTPEHLFISVCGEEFDTFEQALQQDHTVADPVLVEMYDDRRVYRLEPVSSVELIAPRCSELDARILDVESSDDGWTVRMQIPTREALVSFREYCLENDVTFRVNQLGNATDREETDVVGLTEKQKQLLRMAFECGYYEIPRRISQNELARELDISTSAISQRLRRDTEQLIGSTLAVEKNQ; encoded by the coding sequence ATGAGCGGAGAACCCAACAATGCCACTAATCAGCCACACCCAGGCACCCTGACAGCACCAACGGTAGGTGATGGTGACGATGCAAGCATCGACAGACAAAACGAAACAATCGAGCGACAGCTGTACGATATTGTCGCAGAAGTATCTCTCTCCGGGTCAGACCTCCTTCTTTCTTCTACAATTAAAGCCACATCCGACGTGACGATACGAACGGAACACCTGACGGGGACAACGCCAGAACACCTATTCATCTCGGTCTGCGGCGAAGAGTTCGACACTTTCGAACAAGCACTTCAACAAGACCACACAGTTGCCGACCCGGTACTCGTGGAGATGTACGACGACCGGCGCGTCTATCGACTCGAACCAGTCTCCAGCGTGGAACTCATCGCGCCGCGATGTTCGGAACTCGACGCGCGAATTCTAGACGTAGAGAGCAGCGATGACGGTTGGACAGTACGGATGCAGATTCCGACCCGCGAAGCTCTCGTCTCGTTCCGAGAGTACTGTCTCGAAAACGATGTCACCTTCCGAGTGAACCAACTCGGGAACGCGACCGACCGCGAGGAAACCGACGTCGTCGGACTCACCGAGAAACAGAAACAACTGCTTCGCATGGCGTTCGAATGTGGCTACTACGAAATTCCCCGGCGAATCTCACAGAACGAACTGGCTCGGGAACTCGACATCTCTACCTCCGCGATTTCACAGCGACTCCGACGAGATACCGAGCAACTCATCGGTAGCACGTTAGCTGTCGAGAAGAATCAGTAG
- a CDS encoding bacterio-opsin activator domain-containing protein, giving the protein MTEPIHVLFVAPPADGQAMAMVRERVNITVETVPNAVDAHDRLHAADCVVCTTAIPDADVLPFLEEIRNSQPLLPRLLFSDTANSVFEDVLDHDLADWIPKAGGGRALANEIERTARWIRHERQLTAIRNSSETLATAETEDEVAETAVAVASSKLSYAAAIVARYDGEAGALRPVAWKGVENPDADLFDADSGLGWNAFLENEIQLKDESEGAGFTQWLAIPLGRHGVLAVRRESQSDSEPKETTVIETVASNVKSAFTRLDREWELSAQEARLANSKATLEQTERRESVVRDVLHTLVSSDTRSEIEQAVCKRLTNADPYRFAWVGEYDTTTDELSAQTWIGDEQAFLNELSETNHEDTAETTARRAVRTREPARDNDLLGEPPYESWRQEALKRGYRAAVSVPIIYRESIYGVLTVYSGEPNTFGEMEQDLLEDVGTAIAYGINAVESKKALVSDSAVELEFRVRDPQFTVIKFVQMVDCRFEFESVIRETDDTLRLFFTTEGTTPEAVLSFSDQSLVVNDIRHITGNDERNLFECTISGSNVISLLLDHGAIPKAATAEGREARLTVELPQTADVRRFVETFQSRYGNTELVARRKRNRPVQTEQDFRAQLRHRLTDRQSEALETAYWSGFFEWPRESNGQEIAESIGVSQPTFNRHLRAAERNLLTTLFEDEQK; this is encoded by the coding sequence ATGACCGAGCCAATTCACGTTCTGTTCGTTGCTCCCCCCGCCGACGGGCAAGCGATGGCCATGGTTCGAGAGCGTGTGAACATTACCGTCGAAACTGTGCCGAACGCCGTAGATGCGCACGATCGACTTCATGCAGCCGATTGTGTCGTCTGCACGACGGCGATACCAGATGCGGACGTGCTTCCGTTTCTCGAAGAGATTCGAAACTCACAGCCATTACTTCCGCGTCTCCTCTTTTCAGATACAGCGAACAGCGTTTTTGAGGACGTTCTTGACCACGACCTCGCGGATTGGATTCCAAAAGCGGGCGGCGGGAGAGCACTGGCGAATGAAATCGAGCGGACTGCCAGATGGATTCGTCACGAACGACAGCTTACAGCGATCCGCAATTCGAGCGAGACACTAGCGACTGCGGAAACCGAAGACGAAGTGGCCGAAACCGCAGTCGCCGTCGCATCGTCGAAATTGAGTTACGCCGCCGCAATCGTCGCACGATACGACGGCGAAGCGGGCGCGCTTCGGCCAGTCGCATGGAAAGGCGTCGAGAACCCCGATGCCGACCTGTTCGATGCCGACAGCGGACTCGGGTGGAACGCCTTTTTGGAGAACGAAATCCAGCTGAAAGATGAAAGCGAAGGGGCAGGGTTCACGCAGTGGCTCGCCATTCCACTCGGAAGACACGGCGTTCTCGCAGTGCGCAGGGAATCGCAGTCCGACTCCGAGCCAAAGGAAACAACAGTAATAGAGACAGTTGCTTCCAACGTCAAATCGGCATTCACCCGTCTCGATAGGGAGTGGGAGCTGTCGGCACAGGAGGCGAGACTCGCAAATTCGAAAGCCACACTCGAACAGACAGAGCGACGAGAATCGGTCGTTCGAGACGTGCTTCACACGCTCGTGAGTTCGGATACACGAAGCGAAATCGAGCAGGCAGTCTGTAAGCGGTTGACAAACGCCGATCCGTATCGGTTCGCGTGGGTCGGCGAGTACGACACGACGACTGACGAACTGAGCGCTCAAACGTGGATCGGCGACGAACAGGCGTTTCTGAACGAACTATCGGAAACAAACCACGAGGACACAGCCGAAACCACGGCGCGGCGGGCAGTTCGAACCAGAGAACCTGCAAGAGATAATGATTTACTCGGGGAGCCACCATACGAGTCGTGGCGACAGGAAGCACTCAAACGAGGCTATCGAGCGGCGGTGAGCGTTCCGATCATCTACCGGGAGAGTATCTACGGTGTACTGACGGTCTACTCGGGCGAACCGAACACCTTCGGCGAAATGGAACAAGACCTCCTCGAAGATGTCGGTACGGCAATCGCGTATGGCATAAATGCCGTCGAGAGCAAGAAAGCACTCGTTAGCGATAGCGCCGTCGAACTGGAATTTCGGGTGCGTGACCCACAGTTCACGGTTATCAAATTCGTCCAGATGGTTGACTGTCGGTTCGAGTTCGAGAGTGTCATCCGCGAAACTGATGACACGCTTCGGCTCTTTTTCACGACTGAGGGAACCACGCCCGAAGCAGTACTTTCGTTTTCCGACCAGTCGCTCGTGGTTAACGATATTAGACATATCACCGGGAACGACGAACGGAACCTCTTCGAATGTACCATCTCCGGCTCGAACGTCATCTCACTACTACTCGACCACGGCGCGATTCCAAAGGCCGCGACTGCGGAAGGCCGAGAAGCGAGACTCACCGTCGAGCTACCGCAAACTGCAGACGTGCGCCGATTCGTCGAAACGTTCCAAAGTCGGTACGGGAATACGGAACTCGTTGCGCGCCGAAAGCGGAATCGACCGGTACAAACGGAACAGGATTTCCGGGCGCAGTTACGACACCGGCTCACAGACCGACAATCCGAGGCGCTGGAAACTGCGTACTGGAGTGGTTTTTTCGAATGGCCACGCGAGAGCAACGGACAGGAAATCGCCGAATCGATCGGCGTGTCACAACCAACGTTCAATCGGCATCTTCGGGCGGCTGAGCGAAACCTACTCACGACGCTGTTCGAAGACGAGCAAAAGTGA
- a CDS encoding DUF1328 domain-containing protein: protein MAILELAVTFFVLAILAYIVGARGIAGLTMSIARLLIVVFLILAVISMIL, encoded by the coding sequence ATGGCAATCCTTGAACTTGCAGTTACGTTTTTCGTACTCGCAATTCTCGCGTATATCGTCGGTGCACGCGGTATCGCTGGACTGACGATGAGCATTGCACGCCTGCTCATCGTCGTTTTCCTCATATTGGCTGTTATCTCGATGATACTGTGA